One window from the genome of Candidatus Margulisiibacteriota bacterium encodes:
- a CDS encoding DUF882 domain-containing protein, whose protein sequence is MGNLSENFNHKDFICHCPDCRGAYRIHLGLVGILEEIAVHFKKRPRIISGFYCESYLERLKREKKSYHAVGKAANIVIDGTPAAEVFKFAETLEGVNGLGYYPEENMVHLDTRPPEKKETWVKEKGKYLPLNQEKRHQYGL, encoded by the coding sequence ATGGGAAACCTAAGTGAGAACTTTAATCATAAGGACTTTATCTGCCATTGTCCGGACTGCCGGGGGGCATACCGGATCCATCTCGGACTGGTCGGTATCTTAGAAGAGATCGCGGTTCATTTTAAAAAAAGGCCAAGGATTATTTCCGGCTTTTATTGTGAGTCTTATCTGGAAAGGCTGAAAAGAGAAAAGAAAAGTTATCACGCGGTCGGCAAAGCAGCAAACATTGTCATCGATGGCACCCCAGCGGCTGAAGTGTTCAAGTTTGCCGAAACCCTGGAAGGGGTCAATGGCCTTGGTTATTACCCGGAAGAGAACATGGTCCACCTCGACACCAGGCCACCGGAAAAAAAAGAGACCTGGGTGAAAGAAAAAGGTAAATACCTGCCTCTAAATCAGGAAAAGCGACACCAATACGGACTATAA
- a CDS encoding site-specific integrase, which translates to MAIDPQQINYFLSYLKNERNYSPHTISNYQRDLVFLVAFLKDREINRSAAREFLIQLEKKIFSRRSIARKLSAARSFFRFLLREDLTEGNPFDLLLTPKIQKKLPNFLYPEEMARLLKAPDQKHLGIRDLAILELLYSSGIRVTELVGLNLNEMDLAEGEIRVFGKGAKERIVLFGSLAATALGNYINNARGK; encoded by the coding sequence GTGGCAATTGATCCTCAGCAAATCAACTACTTCCTGAGCTATTTAAAAAATGAACGCAATTATTCGCCTCATACTATCAGCAACTACCAGCGTGATCTTGTTTTTCTGGTCGCTTTCCTCAAGGACCGGGAGATCAACCGTTCTGCCGCTCGCGAATTCCTGATCCAACTGGAAAAGAAAATTTTTTCCCGCCGCTCTATTGCCCGCAAACTCTCGGCCGCCCGCTCATTTTTTCGTTTTTTATTAAGAGAAGATCTGACCGAAGGCAATCCTTTTGACCTGCTCTTAACCCCAAAAATACAAAAAAAGCTTCCTAATTTCCTTTATCCCGAGGAAATGGCCAGGTTGCTCAAAGCCCCTGATCAGAAACATCTGGGGATCAGGGACCTGGCAATCCTTGAACTTCTTTACAGCAGCGGCATCCGGGTCACCGAACTGGTGGGGCTGAACCTGAACGAGATGGATCTGGCCGAAGGGGAGATCCGGGTCTTTGGTAAAGGAGCAAAGGAAAGGATCGTTCTTTTCGGGTCATTGGCCGCGACCGCCCTTGGAAATTACATTAATAACGCAAGGGGCAAG